One window of the Amycolatopsis mediterranei genome contains the following:
- a CDS encoding cytochrome P450: MAAPLIPAGFDFTDPDLLAERLPVAEFAELRRTAPVWWNPQKHNTAGFRDDGYWVVSRHADVKEVSRDSTLYSSREKTAIIRFDENMTEDNLEANRLVLLNMDAPQHTKLRRIVSKGFTPRSISKLEDTLRDRAERIVSEAKKKGTGDFVTDVACELPLQAIAELIGIPQEDRLKIFDWSNQMVAYDDPEYEVAPLEASTQLIGYAWNMAEDRRKCPMDDIVTKLIQADVDGEELGSDEFGFFVILLAVAGNETTRNSITHGMKALLDHPEQWKIFKDQRPKTAPDEIVRWATPVIAFQRTATRDTELGGAHIRKGDRVGMFYSSANFDHEVFDEPEKFDVLREDNPHVGFGGTGSHYCIGANLARLQIDLIFNAIADVMPNITEAAPPVRLRSSWLNGIKHYPVNYG; this comes from the coding sequence GTGGCCGCTCCGCTCATCCCCGCCGGCTTCGACTTCACCGATCCGGACCTCCTGGCGGAGCGACTTCCCGTCGCCGAATTCGCCGAACTCCGGCGGACCGCCCCGGTGTGGTGGAACCCCCAGAAGCACAACACCGCGGGCTTCCGCGACGACGGCTACTGGGTCGTTTCGCGGCACGCGGACGTCAAGGAGGTCTCGCGCGACAGCACGCTCTACTCGTCGCGGGAAAAGACCGCCATCATCCGCTTCGACGAGAACATGACCGAGGACAACCTCGAAGCGAACCGCCTTGTCCTGCTCAACATGGACGCCCCGCAGCACACGAAGCTGCGGCGGATCGTGTCGAAGGGCTTCACCCCGCGCTCCATCTCGAAGCTCGAGGACACCCTGCGGGACCGCGCCGAACGGATCGTTTCCGAGGCGAAGAAGAAGGGGACGGGCGACTTCGTCACCGACGTCGCGTGCGAGCTGCCGCTGCAGGCGATCGCCGAGCTGATCGGCATCCCGCAGGAGGACCGGCTGAAGATCTTCGACTGGTCCAACCAGATGGTCGCCTACGACGACCCCGAGTACGAGGTCGCGCCCCTGGAGGCGTCCACCCAGCTCATCGGCTACGCCTGGAACATGGCCGAGGACCGCCGCAAGTGCCCGATGGACGACATCGTCACGAAGCTGATCCAGGCCGACGTCGACGGTGAGGAGCTCGGCTCCGACGAGTTCGGCTTCTTCGTGATCCTGCTCGCCGTCGCCGGCAACGAGACCACGCGCAACTCCATCACCCACGGCATGAAGGCCCTCCTGGACCACCCCGAGCAGTGGAAGATCTTCAAGGACCAGCGGCCGAAGACCGCGCCCGACGAGATCGTCCGATGGGCCACTCCGGTGATCGCCTTCCAGCGCACCGCCACCCGGGACACCGAGCTCGGCGGCGCGCACATCCGCAAGGGCGACCGCGTCGGCATGTTCTACAGCTCGGCCAACTTCGACCACGAGGTCTTCGACGAGCCGGAGAAGTTCGACGTCCTGCGCGAGGACAACCCGCACGTCGGGTTCGGCGGCACCGGGTCGCACTACTGCATCGGCGCGAACCTGGCCCGGCTGCAGATCGACCTGATCTTCAACGCGATCGCCGACGTGATGCCGAACATCACCGAGGCGGCACCCCCGGTGCGGCTGCGGTCGAGCTGGCTGAACGGCATCAAGCACTACCCGGTGAACTACGGCTGA